One genomic segment of Bacteroidales bacterium includes these proteins:
- a CDS encoding YebC/PmpR family DNA-binding transcriptional regulator yields the protein MGRAFEYRKAAKMKRWGKMSTLFPKLSKAITIAAKEGGTDPDMNSKLRTAIINAKAGNMPKDNIDRAIKRAEGKDAADYTEVVYEGKGPHGVMVILECATDNTTRTVANVKYYFNKYGGGMTTSGSFDFLFDRKAVFEIEKTEEMNLEELEFELIDFGLEDIETDDEENIIIVYGEYTNFGSLSKALEDKGIEPKKATLERFPTSPVEFTDEQKEEIDKFLDKIDEDDDIQAVFTNMG from the coding sequence ATGGGACGAGCATTTGAATACAGAAAAGCAGCAAAAATGAAACGTTGGGGTAAAATGTCAACCTTATTCCCCAAATTGTCAAAGGCAATTACTATAGCAGCTAAAGAAGGCGGCACCGATCCGGATATGAATTCCAAACTTCGTACAGCGATAATAAATGCCAAAGCCGGAAATATGCCCAAAGATAACATCGACAGAGCAATAAAACGGGCAGAAGGAAAAGATGCTGCCGATTATACCGAAGTTGTTTATGAAGGCAAAGGGCCTCACGGTGTTATGGTAATATTAGAATGTGCTACAGATAATACCACTCGTACTGTTGCAAACGTAAAATATTATTTCAATAAGTACGGCGGAGGAATGACTACTTCCGGATCATTTGATTTTTTATTTGACCGTAAAGCTGTTTTTGAAATTGAGAAAACAGAAGAAATGAATCTTGAAGAGTTAGAATTCGAATTAATAGATTTCGGCTTGGAAGATATTGAAACAGATGATGAAGAAAATATCATTATCGTTTACGGTGAATATACTAATTTCGGTTCTTTATCCAAAGCACTGGAAGATAAAGGTATAGAACCTAAAAAAGCTACATTGGAACGCTTCCCGACATCTCCGGTAGAATTTACAGATGAACAAAAAGAGGAAATTGATAAGTTCCTTGATAAAATTGATGAAGATGATGATATTCAGGCTGTGTTTACTAATATGGGATAG
- a CDS encoding VOC family protein → MTTINPYICFNGTCEKAFYFYRSVFGGDFSAFRRFKEIPGDVSGNYETSASEGEKIRHIALPVGNHTIIMGSDYPEKSDRIIEGNNFSIFIDTDSKELANRYFMELSTGGKVIKPLDKIWDSLFGILVDKFGIQWMVGYSFEYRTR, encoded by the coding sequence ATGACAACAATTAATCCTTACATCTGTTTTAACGGAACTTGTGAAAAAGCTTTCTATTTTTACCGATCAGTTTTTGGAGGTGATTTTTCTGCATTTAGGCGGTTTAAAGAAATACCGGGTGATGTATCGGGAAATTATGAAACTTCTGCGAGTGAGGGAGAGAAAATAAGGCATATTGCTTTACCCGTCGGAAATCATACAATTATTATGGGGAGTGATTATCCCGAGAAATCGGATCGAATTATAGAAGGAAATAATTTTTCAATTTTTATTGATACAGATTCAAAGGAATTAGCTAATCGATATTTTATGGAACTATCGACCGGTGGAAAAGTTATTAAGCCTTTGGATAAAATTTGGGATTCTCTGTTTGGAATATTAGTTGACAAATTTGGTATTCAATGGATGGTTGGTTATAGTTTTGAATATAGAACAAGATAA